Sequence from the Brevundimonas sp. SGAir0440 genome:
TCAGCGCATAAGCTAGCACCTCGTGCGCTCCGCCCGTGCCTTCGCTCAGCCTCAGTCTTGTCGGACGACGAACTTCCCAGCGGCGTCTGTGGCAGACCGATATCCAAAGAGATGCTGTTCAATGTTTGCTGGGCTCGTGGAGCCATGACCCAGAAAAGCTGAACAGCATGAGCGATGGTTGAAGCCGACAGAACCCATAAGGATATCCTTATGTGTTTCTTGACTTTGGCGTCGGGTGCGCGTCTCATGAACAGGTCGAGGTTCTGCGCGTCGCTTTCGGGCGATGCGGAGCTAAGAGGGAAGCCGGTGTAATGCCGGCGCTGCCCCCGCAACTGTGAGCGGCGAGCCGAAGGTCCATTTCGTGTCACTGACGTCTTCGGACGTTGGGAAGGCCGGACCTGAAGCCGTGACCCGTGAGCCAGGAGACCTGCCCCGACAGATAACGTCCTCCGGCGGGGTGTCCGGTCAGGCCGCATGAACGCCGCGACGGGACGACTGCGCGCGAGCGGTCGCGCGTCCCTGTCCGCTGTCTCGCCACAGCATCAACGGCAGAGACCATGGCGAGCAGCGACTTCACCTTCAGGATCAAGCGGACTGCGCTCGACGAAGACTATCGTCCCGCCGAGAAGACGCGGATCACCACCAACTTCGCCAACCTAGCGCGAGGCGAGAGCCGCCGAGACAATCTGCGCAACACCCTGCGGATGATCGACAACCGCTTCAACTCGCTGGCGCACCACGACAATCCGAGGGGCGATCGCTATGCGCTGGAGCTTCAGATCGTCTCGGTCGAGATGAGCCTTGGCTCGGAGCGCGACGACGCCTTTCCCTTGATCGAAATCCTGCAGACGACGATCATCGACAGGGAGACGCGCAGGCGGATCAATGGGATCGTGGGCAACAACTTCTCCTCCTATGTTCGTGACTACGACTTCAGCGTGGTCCTGCCCGAACACCTGAAGGCGCATCCGAAGGGTGGCGTGCCGGACGATTTCGGCGATCTGCACGGCAAGCTGTTCCGGCACTTTCTCGCGTCGGGCGCCTATCGCGACAACTTCGCCAAGCCGCCGGTCATCTGCCTCAGCGTCTCCAGCAACAAGACCTATCACCGCACCGGCGCCGAACATCCGATGCTGGGGCTGGAATACGACAACAACGCCTTCTCGCCGACCGATCGGTATTTCGCGAAGATGGGGATGAAGGTTCGCTACTTCATGCCCCCGGCCAGCGTGGCGCCGTTCGCCCTGTACCACATCGGCGACCTGACCGGCGACTACGCCGACCTCGAACTGGCCAGCACAATCGCCACGATGGAGACCTTCCAGAAGATCTATCGGCCCGAAATCTACAACGCCAACTCCCCGGCGACCGAGCAGTATCAGCCCAGCCTGACGGCGCAGAACTATTCGCTGACCCGCATCGCCTACGACCGCGACGAGCGCAGCCGGCTGGCCGTCGAACAAGGCCGTTTCGTCGAGGAGCGGTTCATCAAGCCGCACCGCGCCCGTCTCGACCAATGGTCGGCCGCCTTCGCCGCCGCCTGATCAGTTTCCAGATTTTAGAGCCTTACCTCATGAAAACCCTTCTCCCGACCTCGACCGCCGGCAGCCTGCCCAAACCCGTCTGGCTGGCCGAGCCCGAGACGCTCTGGTCGCCCTGGAAGCTGCACGGCGACGACCTGATCGAGGCCAAGCAGGACGCCCTGCGTCTGTCGCTCGACGATCAGCGCCGGGCGGGCATCGACATCGTCAGCGACGGCGAACAGACCCGCCAGCATTTCGTCACGACCTTTATCGAACACTTGGACGGCGTCGACTTCGAGAAGCGCAAGACCATGCGAATCCGCAACCGCTACGACGCCAGCGTCCCGGTGGTCGTGGGCGGAGTCAGCCGGCCGAAATCGGTCTTCGTCGAGGACGCCAACTTTCTGCGGGCTCAGACCGACCAGCCGATCAAATGGGCCCTGCCTGGGCCGATGACAATGATCGACACCCTGTATGACGACCATTACGGCAGCCGCGAAAAACTGGCCTGGGAGTTCGCCAAGATCCTGAATGAAGAGGCCCGCGAGCTGGAGGCCGCCGGCGTCGACATCGTCCAGTTCGACGAGCCCGCCTTTAACGTCTTCTTCGACGAGGTGAACGATTGGGGCGTGGCGACCCTGGAGAGGGCGGCCGAGGGGCTGGGGTGCGAAACGGCGGTCCACATCTGCTACGGCTACGGCATCAAGGCCAACACCGACTGGAAGAAGACGCTCGGCTCGGAATGGCGGCAGTACGAAGAGGCCTTCCCCAAGCTTCGGACCTCCAGCATCGACATCATCTCGCTCGAGGCCCAGAACTCCCGCGTGCCGATGGATTTGATCGAACTGATCCGGGGCAAGAAGGTGATGGTCGGCGCCATCGACGTCGCGACCGATGCGATCGAGACGCCCGAAGCGGTGGCCGACACCCTGCGCAGGGCGCTTCAGTTCGTGGACGCCGACAAACTCTATCCGGCCACCAACTGCGGCATGGCGCCCCTGTCGCGCCGCGTCGCCAACGGCAAGCTGCGCGCCTTGAGCGCCGGGGCCGACATCGTGCGCGAGGAACTGTCGCGCGACCTCTACTACGGCGCGGAAAGGTCTAAGTCGTGAGGGTTCGCCTGATCGACATGGTGTTCCCCGGCGACGCCAATCACCATGGCACCCTGTTCGGCGGTGTCGGTCTGGCCCATCTCGACAAGGTCGCCTTTCTGGCCGCGAGCCGTCATGCACGACGGTCCGTGGTGACGGCCGGATGCGAACGAATCGACTTCGCCGCCCCGGCCCGGATCGGCGAGATGGTCGAGGCGGTCGGCCGTGTCGTTCGGGTCGGGCGGTCCTCGCTGGGCGTCGAAGTCGAACTGCAAGCCGAAAGCCTGTTGACCGGCGAGCGCCGCCTGTGCACGCGCGGAGCCTTCAACATGGTCGCCCTGAGGCCGGCGGGCGATGATCGACCGTTGGCGCCCCTCGATGAGGCAGGCGAAGCGGACGACGGCTGGCTCAGGACCGCAGAGATGGTCTTTCCCGGCACGACCAACCACTACGGCACCCTGTTCGGCGGCGACGCGCTCAAGCTCATGGGCAAGGCCGCCTTCGTCACGGCGACCCGCCATGCGCGCGAAGTCATGGTCATGGCCGCGACCAACCGCATCGACTTCAAGGCCCCGATCGACGGCGGCGACATGGTCGAACTGGTCTCGCGCGTGAAGATGGTCGGGCGCAGCTCCCTCTCGGTCGAGGTGCAGCTCTGGGCCGAACGCCTCCTGACCGGAGAACGACGGCGCTCCGCCACAGCGGAGTTCGTCATGGTGGCGGTCGATGCGGCGGGCAGGCCGAAGGCAATCAAAGGCAGGCGGAATTCAGATGGAGGCTTGGGTGCGATAGATGGTGGTCTTGGGTAGGCAAGAAGCAACCTCGGCTTAGGTCCAAGTAATCGACATCGAGGCGAATTTGGGGATCCAAACGAACGTAGCGCGGGCTGCGATAGCCTCGTGAAACGACCGTCCTGACCGTTCCAGCATCCGTTTTTCCAAATGCGACACCCTATGTTCGGCGGCATCTGATCTCGCTCTGACCTCCGACTGCCATAACGGCGCACTCGATGATGTGAGGACAGGGGCAAGCATCAGGATCCGCGCAAGTCCCACGCGCCATGGGCTGGGCTGGTTTAGCTGACAGCACCGACTTAAAGTTCGGACCATGATAAAATCGAACGTGCTCTGGCAGTTCTGGATCGACCGGGGCGGCACCTTCACCGATGTCGTGGCCCGCGCCCCCGACGGCAATCTGCAGACGCGCAAGCTGCTGTCGGTCAATCCCGAGCACTATGCCGATGCGGCCGTGGAGGGCATCCGGCGGAGTCTCGGAGTGCAGAGCGGCCCGTTGCCGCCCGGTCTGGTCGGGGACGTACGGATGGGCACGACGGTGGCGACCAATGCGCTCCTGGAGCGCAAGGGCGAACCGACGCTCTTGGCCATCACCTCCGGCTTCGGCGACGCCCTCCGGATCGGGTGGCAGGCGCGCCCCGAACTGTTCGTGCGCGAGATCGTGCTGAACGACCAACTGTATGACCGGGTGGTCGAGATCGACGAACGTGTGACGGCGGACGGCCAGATCGACCGGCCGCTGGATGAAGAGAGGGTGCGCGCCGACCTGACGGCGGCCCATGCGGCGGGAATGCGCGCCGTCGCCATCGTCCTGGTCCACGGCTGGCGGTTCACCGATCACGAACGACGGCTGGCGGCGATCGCGCGCGAGGTCGGGTTCGAACAGGTGTCGGTCAGTCATGAGATCGGGGCGCTGATCAAGCTGATCGGGCGAGGCGACACCACCGTGGCCGACGCCTATCTGTCGCCGATCCTGCGCGCCTATGTGGAGCGGGTCGGGTCCGACCTCGGGCCGGACACGCCGCTTCAGTTCATGCAGTCGTCGGGCGGACTGACGGCGGCCGACGCCTTCCGGGGCAAGGACGCCATCCTGTCGGGGCCGGCGGGCGGCGTGGTGGCCATGGCCGAGACGGCCAAGGCGGCGGGCTTTGAGCGGGCCATCGGCTTTGACATGGGCGGAACCTCGACCGATGTGTCCCATTTCGCCGGCGAGTACGAACGCACGTCCGACGCCGTGGTCGCCGGGGTCAGGCTGCGGGCGCCGATGCTGAGCATCCACACCGTCGCGGCGGGCGGCGGCTCGATCTGCCGATTCGAGGGCGGACGGCTGAGGGTCGGGCCTGAATCGGCCGGTGCGGTTCCGGGCCCGGCCGCCTATCGGCGCGGCGGGCCGCTGACGGTGACGGACTGCAACGTCATGCTGGGCAAGCTGAGCCCTGACTTCTTCCCCGCCGTCTTCGGCCCTGACGCGGACCAACCGCTGGACGTCGGTGCGGTTCGGACCCGGTTCGAGGCCTTGGCCGCCGAAGTCTCGACGGCGACCGGACGCACGACGACGCCCGGCGAACTGGCCGAGGGTTTCGTAACGATCGCCGTCCAGAACATGGCCGAGGCGATCCGCAAGATCTCGATCCAGCGCGGCTATGACGTGACCCGCTATGTGCTTAACTGTTTCGGCGGCGCAGGCGGGCAACACGCCTGTCTGGTCGCCGACGCCCTGGGCATGACCAAGGTGCTGCTGCATCCGTTTGCGGGGGTGCTGTCGGCCTATGGCATGGGCCTGGCCGAGGTGCGCGCCATCCGACAGGCGACCGAGGCCGCGCCGCTGGACGCCGGACGCGACGCCGCCCTGGCCGATCGGATCGCCGAACTATCGACCGCCGCACGCGCCGATCTCGAAGCCCAGGGCTTCACAGCCGACGTCTCCATTCTCGCCCGCGCCGAGATCAAGTTCGCCGGTTCCGACACCCCCCTGGTCGTGCCTTTCGGTCCTGGCGATGCGATGGCCCAGGCCTTCGAGGATCTGCACCGCCGCCGCTTCGGCTTCTTCGCCGAGGACAAGGCCCTGGTCGTCGAGACGCTGGAGGTCGAGGCTGTCGGCCATTCGGGCCAGACGCCATCAGCCCCTTCTATCTCGTCCGCGACCGGCGCGCTTGAGACCGTCGCCGAACTGACTGTCCGCATGGCTGGTCAGGACCGCCCGACTCCCGTCTATCGCCGCGACGCCCTGACGCCCGGCGTCGATGTGGACGGCCCGACCATCCTGCTGGAGGACACCGGCACCACCGTGGTCGAGCCCGGCTGGCGCGCGACGGTGGATGACCAGGCGAACCTCCTGCTCGAACGGGTCGTGCCCCTGCCCGCCCGTGTCGCCATCGGCACCGATGTCGATCCGATCATGCTGGAGGTGTTCAACAGCCGGTTCATGGCCTGCGCCGAACAGATGGGCGAAGCCCTGCGCGCCACCGCCTATTCGGTGAACATCAAGGAGCGTCTGGACTTTTCCTGCGCCGTCTTCGACGCGACCGGCGCCCTGATCGCCAATGCGCCGCACATCCCGGTTCACCTGGGCTCAATGGGCGAGAGCATCCGCACCGTGATCGCCTCGCGTGGCGGCGGCGGCATGAACCGGGGCGACGTCTATATGTTGAACGCCCCCTACAACGGCGGCACCCACCTGCCCGACATCACCGTCATCATGCCGGTATTTCTGGAGGCGGACGATGCGCCGGCCTTCTTCGTCGCAGCGCGCGGGCACCATGCTGACGTGGGCGGCACGACGCCGGGCTCCATGCCCGCCTCCTCGCGCACGGTGGACGACGAAGGCGTTCTGATCGACGACTTCCTGCTGGTGGACGCCGGGCGGTTGCGCGACGCCGAGACCCGCGCCCTGTTCGCCTCGGGCCGTCATCCGTCCCGCAACGTCGATCAGAATATGGCCGACCTGAAGGCCCAGATCGCCTCGTGCACGCGCGGCGCCGACGAACTGATCCGCATGACGCAGGAGTTCGGCCGTCCGGTCGTCGCGGCCTATATGGGCCACATCCAAGACAATGCCGAAGAGGCCGTCCGTCGCGCCATCGCCGCCCTGAAGCCCGGCGCCTTCGCCTATGAGATGGACGACGGCGCCGTCATCCGCGTCCGCATCGACGTGGATGCGGCCAACCGCAGCGCGGTGGTCGACTTCACGGGAACCAGCGAGCAGAGGCCGACCAACTTCAACGCCCCCCTGTCGATCACGCGGGCGGCGACCCTTTATGTGTTCCGCACCCTGGTCGACGACGCCATTCCGTTGAACGAAGGCTGTCTGAAGCCGATCAAACTGATCGTACCCGAGGGGTCGATGCTGAATCCTCGCTATCCGGCCGCCGTCGTCGCCGGTAACGTCGAGAGCAGCCAGGCGGTGGTGGACACCCTGTACGGCGCCCTGGGCGTGCTGGCCGCCAGCCAGGGAACGATGAACAACTTCACCTTCGGCGACGATGCGCGCCAATACTATGAGACCATCGCCGGCGGCTCCGGCGCCGGCCTAAACTCTGATGGACGGGGCTTCGACGGAACCAGCGCGGTCCAGACCCACATGACCAACAGCCGCCTGACCGATCCTGAGGTGCTGGAAACCCGCTTCCCCGTCCTGCTGGAAGAGTTCTCGATCCGACGCGGCTCCGGCGGCGCGGGTCGCTGGACGGGCGGCGACGGGGCGGTGCGGCGGGTGCGGTTCCTGGAGCCGATGACCGCCGCCATCCTGTCCAACCACCGCCGCGTCCCGCCGTTCGGCGCCGACGGCGGAGGCCCGGGCGCGACCGGCGTCAACCGGATCGAGCGTGCGGACGGGACGGTCGAACCGCTGGCCTCGACGGCCGAGGTTTCGATGTCTCGCGGCGATGTCTTCGTCATCGAAACGCCGGGCGGCGGCGGCTTCGGCGAATGAGGCTTTGCGCGGCGGCCGAAGCGCGCGACCATCCGACCAACGGGGGATAGCCATGCTGGTGCTTGTCGGAATCGCGGTGGTGGTGGTGGGCTTCATCGCCCGCCTCAATCCGCTGGTGGTCATCCTGGTCGCGGCGATCACGACCGGGGTGCTGGCGGCGGTCGGGCCGGGCGTTGATGCGCGCACCCTGGCCGCGGCAGGGATCGATACGATCAGCCGGTTCGGCCAGGCCTTCAACGACAACCGCTACTTCCACATCACCTGGTTGGTCCTGCCGGTGATCGGCCTGCTGGAGCACGCAGGACTGCAGGAGCGGGCGCGCGATCTGGTGACACAGGTCAAGGCAGCCACCGCCGGTCGGCTGATGCTGATCTATCTGATCGTGCGCCAAGCGACTTCTGCTCTCGGTTTGACCTCGCTGGGCGGCCATCCCCAGATGGTGCGCCCCCTGATCGCGCCGATGGCCGAAGGCGCGGCCGAGACCGAACATGGCCCCCTGACCGACAGGGCCAGGTTCCGCATCCGCAGCATGGCGGCCGGCACCGACAATATCGGCCTGTTCTTCGGCGAAGACATCTTCATCGCCATCGGCTCCATCGTCCTGATCGTCGGCTTCCTCGAACAGGCCGGGGTGCGGGTCGAGGCGCTGCACGTCTCGCTGTGGGCCATCCCCACCGCCATCGTCGCCTTGCTGGTTCATGGCGCGCGCCTGCTGATGTTCGACCGTCAGGTCCGGAAGGACATGGCCGTCCCCGATATCGCTGAAGACGTGGAGGCCGGCCGATGATTACGCTGGAACACGCCTACGTCGCGACGGGCCTGATGTTCGTGGCCTTTTCGATCCTGAGCCTGCGAGATCCCTTGAATCCGACCCGGTTCCGCAGCGCCCTGTTTTGGGGCCTGATCGCCGTCTCCCTCCTGTTCGGCTCGTCGCTGGGCGGTTTCGGCAACGGTCTTCTGGTCATCGCCCTGGTCGTCATCGGGGCGATGGGCAAGCTCGGCGTCGGCAAGCCGGTCACCACGACGGGCGAGCAGCGTCAGGCCAGCGCCTCGCGATGGAAGAACGCCCTGTTCGTGCCGGCGCTTATGGTGCCCCTGGTCGCAGTCGGCGGCACGCTTCTGGCCAAATACACGCCGGCCGGGGCTTGGCTGATTTCGCCGGTGCAGACGACCCTGGTCTCTCTGGGCCTGGGCTGCGTCGTCGCCCTTGTCGTGGCCATGATCTGGTTCCGGCCGCCGGCCATGGCTCCGGTGCAAGAGGGGCGGCGCCTGATGGACTCCATCGGCTGGGCGGCGCTGTTGCCGCAGATGCTGGCCTCGCTCGGCGCCGTCTTCCTCGCCGCCGACGTGGGTCAGGTGGTCGGCGATCTGGTCGCCCAGGTCATTCCCATGACCTCGGCCTTCCTCGCCGTCTTCGCCTATTGCGCCGGCATGGCCCTGTTCACCATCATCATGGGCAACGCCTTCGCCGCCTTCCCGGTGATGACCGCCGCCGTCGGTCTGCCCATCGTGGTGCATCAGTTCGGCGGCGATCCCTCGATCGTCTGCGCCATCGGCATGCTGGCCGGCTTCTGCGGGACGCTGATGACGCCGATGGCGGCCAACTTCAACGTCGTGCCGGCCAACCTGCTGGAACTTCCCGACCGCAATGCGCCGCTGAACGGCGTCATCCGCGCCCAGTTGCCGACGGCGGCGATCATGCTCGCAGCCAACATCCTGCTGATGTATTTCCTCGCCTTCCGGTTCTGATCATGCCCACTTCTCCTGCTCCGGCGCTCAACGCCGCCCTCGCTTCGCGCTTCGCCTCCACGGCCCTGGGCCATGTGACGCGCGAATATCCCAACATCATCCAGCATGTGCTCGCCGAGCCGCAGGATGCGCGGACGCCTCGCGAGCTGCATCCGATCTTCTTCGGCAGCTTCGACTGGCATTCGTGCGTCCACGGCTGGTGGACGCTGTTCACCCTGTATCGGCTCCATCCCGAGATGCCGGAGGCCGAGGCCATCCGCGCCAAGGCCGACAGCCTGTTTACGCCCGAGAACGTCGCCGGCGAGGCCGCCTATCTAGCGCGACCGGAAGCGCGGGGGTTTGAGCGTCCCTACGGCTGGGCCTGGCTGCTGATGCTGAGCGCTGAACTGGCCCGCCACGGCACTGACGAAGGTCGCCGATGGTCTGAAACCCTGCAACCGCTGGCTCACGTTTTCGCCGAACGGTTCAAGGCCTTCCTGCCGCTGGCTGACTATCCGGTGCGGGTCGGGACGCACCCCAATACCGCTTTCGCCCTGCGTCTCACTCTGGACTACGCGGACGCCCACGACGTCGATCTGGCCTCTCTCTGTCGCAAGGTCGCCCTGCGCTGGCATGGCGACGATCGCGACTGCCAGGCCTGGGAACCGTCCCAGGATGAGTTCCTGTCCCCCGCCCTCATGGTGGCGGAGTTAATGCGGCGCATCCTGCCGTCGGACGACTTCCAGAGCTGGTTCGGCGCCTTCCTGCCCGGTCTCGCTGCGCATGAGCCGGCGACCCTGCTGTCGCCCGCCCGCGTGAGTGACCGCAGTGACGGCAAAATCGCCCATCTGGACGGACTCAATCTCAGCCGGGCTTGGTGCTGGCGCGGCATCGCCTCTGCTCTGCCTGGCGACAATCCCGTCCGCGCGATCGCCGCCGACGCGGCCGATCGCCATCTCGATGTCGCGCTTGAGCATGTCACCGGCGACTATATGGGCGAGCACTGGCTGGCCAGCTTCGCCCTCCTCGCGCTCTTGCAGGAGAAAGGGTGGGTCGTCAGCCCGTGAAGCAGAACCCCGACGCCATTCGTCCATCGCTGAAGGCGAGAGTTTGCCGCTTCAACTCATCAATGTCCGAAACGCGCCATGAGCGGCCATAACGAACGTGCCATCAACACGACGTTCTGCGTGTGAGTTGGGCGTCTGCTTTATGGCGCAATGCCAACGTCTAAAGCCGATCCATTGCGGACCTTCAGCTAGCGGCCCGGTGTGTCGAGGTATTCGTCAATCGACCGGCGGCCCCTCTGGTCGTCGACGGTGACAGTGAAATGGCCGCCGTAGCTGCTGTCGGTAGCAAAGCGAGCAGTTAGGGCGGCGAACGCTGACGCGTTTGCGCCATGGCTCGCGCAAAGTCGAGCAAGAGCATCCTGATATAGCTTCATGACTTTGGTGAGTGTCGAAGATGTTGGGCTGCCCGAACTCGTGCCAGTCACCAAGTTGACCTCTATGTATCCCACTGGCGAACCCGCTGCTTCAGCGAAGACGTCTATCTTGTAGTAGCCTACGAGCAGGCATATTCCGCTCCCGAGCGCGTCAGCGATATCATGTCCGATGGATTTGAGTTCGCCGAACTTCATCAGGTCACTGTACCAATCCAACGACCACGTTCCACCCTTAGGCGACGATGACCGGGCCCATTTTCGGGCAGTCTTAAGTCACAGATCGATCTGCTCTGACATCTTCAGTGCATCGTCCACCTCAATACCGAGGTACCTGACGGTGCTCTCCAGCTTCATGTGACCGAGCAGGAGCTGACAGGCGCGGAGGTTGCCGACCTTCTTGTAGACGAGCGAACTTTTTGTGCGCCTGAGGGTGTGGGTCCCGTAACCGTCGGGTTCTAGGTCGATCATGCAAACCCGCTGATCGACGATCCGCGCGTACTGCCGCGTTCCAGTGTGCTGGCTCAGCCGACTAACGCTTGGGAAGCCAGTCATCTTCACCTTGGCCGCGAACTCTCAGCCGAGCCCCGATCGCATCGCGCGCTGGCTCTGTGATATCGAACGGCGCCGGCCTTCCGGTCTTCTGCTGGGCAACGATTGAACGCTGGCGAAGGAGGGGCTCACTGAAAGACGCTTTGGTCTAAAGACCGTTCTAGCGGACCGCATCGATGCGTCTTGGTCGCTAATTTACAGCAGCGGTGCCGGCCAACACCGCCTGTTAGTCTGCGGCATTTAGGCATGCGATACAGAGTAACTACAATAGCGAAGTGGTCACGGTCGCGCCCGGACTTCGAAATCGAGCGTCCAACGGCCTGCTCCGGCTCGGCGAAAATCAGCGATACGGGCGGCGATCTGGCGATCCAGGCCGTCGAGCAGGGCGGTTTCATTGGCGACCGAGGCCACTGTTGCATTGGTCTGCCAGAATGGACCGGTTTCGCCCTTTAGCGTGAACCGCAGATGCACGGTGTCGTTGGATTTCGGCAGAGGACGCTCGGACCAGGATTTTTTCAAACGACAGTCAGCTCCGTCGCACAAAGCGACGAGCAATCGGGGCCTTAGTGGGATCTCATAACGTCGCCCCGTCCTTGACTACACAGACAGCGCTTTTGCGACGACCGGCGCCAAGCCGTCGGCAATGATGCGCACCCCTTCGGCGTTGGGGTGGATGCCGTCTGGCTGATTGTAGCGGCGATCCAGGGCCACCCCTTCCAACAGGAAAGGATAGGCCGGGACATCTTCCTTGCGCGCCAAGTCCGCGAAGATGCGGTCGAACTCGGCGGCATAGGCGCCATATTGAGGCGGCGCCTTCATCCCCGCCAGTAGCACGGGAATATCGCGCGCCTTCAGCGATGTGATGATGGCCTCCAGATTGGATCGGACCGTTTTGGGATCCACGCCCTGAAGCATGTCATTGCCCCCCAGGGCCACGATGCACAGGTCGGTGTCGTCCTGGACGCTGTAGCCGACCCGGGCCAGTCCTCCGCCGGTCGTGTCGCCCGAAACCCCGGCGCCGCGAACCCTCACCCGGAGCCCCTTGGCCCTCAACACCTCTTCCAGCCGCACAGGCAGAGCCTCGGCCGAAGGCAGGCCGAAGCCGGCGGTGATGGAATCGCCCAGCAGCGTCACGATCTTTTCCGGCCCGTCCGAAGTTGCAGCCGTGGGTGAAGGCGACACCGAGGGCTCAACCGGCGTCTCTGACGTCTCCTCTTTCGAGGCGCTGCATCCGGCAAGGACGAGCCCTACCCCTCCGGTCAGGAACGTGCGGCGTGGAATGGACGGTATGGGCGAGGAGGGTTTTGGAGCCATGGTCTGCGTCCCCATATAGGAACCGATTTTCCTCCTCCCAATGCAGCAGGCGACATATCGATGGCTTCAGCC
This genomic interval carries:
- a CDS encoding arylesterase, which gives rise to MSPSPTAATSDGPEKIVTLLGDSITAGFGLPSAEALPVRLEEVLRAKGLRVRVRGAGVSGDTTGGGLARVGYSVQDDTDLCIVALGGNDMLQGVDPKTVRSNLEAIITSLKARDIPVLLAGMKAPPQYGAYAAEFDRIFADLARKEDVPAYPFLLEGVALDRRYNQPDGIHPNAEGVRIIADGLAPVVAKALSV